Proteins encoded together in one Thermomonospora curvata DSM 43183 window:
- a CDS encoding DUF397 domain-containing protein, with translation MQRFRWRKSRHSGPDRCCVEVARTSDDTIGIRDSKGHPDRIILVNRAEWATLLTTIKAGASNSG, from the coding sequence ATGCAGCGCTTTCGTTGGCGCAAGTCGCGACACAGCGGCCCCGACCGCTGCTGTGTCGAAGTCGCCCGGACCTCCGATGACACCATCGGCATCCGCGACTCCAAAGGCCATCCCGACCGGATCATCCTCGTCAACCGCGCAGAGTGGGCCACCCTCCTGACGACGATCAAGGCCGGCGCTTCCAACAGCGGCTGA
- a CDS encoding helix-turn-helix domain-containing protein, with product MFSPYVRRLRLAEALRKLREDRNLTADEVAKTVFQSRGKLSKLETAQTRPEAFEIMGMLERLNVTGKEYDKIIHLARTAAQKGWWDQYAKVMGPRQRLYADLESGAETIRSYNQTAMPTALQHPDFISAMIALDECQGPLDYIPERMAEARARRQQHLLKEDGPTYEAVLDECVLHRLAVPAEVMAVQLRHLVSILTDKPQITIRILPHNVPIPGGFLPKSSFSLYTFPDPADPQIAVVDTVTTDLILTQRREVARYTGVYNRVREAALPPAESLAFLERMADRLIEQKGSGL from the coding sequence ATGTTCAGCCCCTACGTTCGCCGGCTTCGTCTGGCCGAAGCGCTGCGCAAACTGCGCGAGGACCGCAATCTCACGGCGGACGAGGTGGCCAAGACCGTCTTCCAGTCGCGGGGGAAGCTTTCAAAACTGGAGACCGCGCAGACCCGCCCCGAGGCGTTCGAGATCATGGGCATGCTGGAACGGCTGAACGTCACCGGCAAGGAGTACGACAAGATCATTCATCTGGCCCGGACCGCCGCTCAGAAGGGGTGGTGGGACCAGTACGCCAAGGTCATGGGGCCTCGGCAGCGCCTGTACGCCGATCTTGAGTCGGGTGCGGAGACAATCCGCAGCTACAACCAGACGGCGATGCCCACTGCCTTGCAGCACCCCGACTTCATAAGCGCAATGATCGCACTGGACGAGTGTCAAGGGCCGCTCGACTACATACCGGAGAGGATGGCTGAGGCCCGCGCACGCCGCCAGCAGCATCTACTGAAAGAAGACGGGCCTACATACGAGGCCGTGCTGGACGAGTGCGTACTCCACCGGCTTGCCGTGCCAGCAGAAGTGATGGCCGTACAGCTCCGTCATCTCGTCAGCATCCTTACCGACAAGCCACAGATCACTATCCGCATACTTCCCCACAACGTCCCGATCCCCGGTGGCTTCCTGCCCAAGAGTTCTTTCTCGCTCTACACGTTCCCCGACCCTGCAGACCCCCAGATAGCTGTGGTGGACACCGTGACCACCGACCTCATCCTCACCCAGCGACGTGAGGTTGCACGGTATACCGGTGTGTACAACCGTGTCCGAGAAGCCGCACTGCCTCCCGCTGAGAGCCTGGCGTTCCTCGAGCGGATGGCCGACCGGCTAATCGAGCAGAAGGGATCGGGCCTATGA
- a CDS encoding DUF397 domain-containing protein — MTRDFTGWRKSRHSEPNGDCVEVAQAADGTIGVRDSKGDPHVVLEFTPHDWSRLLSQIKESSE; from the coding sequence ATGACCAGGGATTTCACCGGCTGGCGCAAGTCACGGCACAGTGAGCCGAACGGGGATTGTGTGGAGGTAGCACAAGCCGCTGACGGCACCATCGGCGTCCGAGACTCCAAAGGAGACCCTCACGTCGTCCTGGAGTTCACGCCCCACGACTGGAGCAGGCTACTCAGCCAGATCAAGGAAAGTAGCGAGTGA
- a CDS encoding ATP-binding protein produces the protein MNPPAAGMAPPLYWRRDFPGGLMQARAARRFVACLLEGCPFLDDVLLATDELVANAVRHTKSGQTGGSFTVEVLRTPQCVAVSVADQGGPDEPVAREADPLAESGRGLRTVSLTATSWGWHGNSSGRTVTAVFEGKWPA, from the coding sequence ATGAATCCCCCTGCCGCCGGGATGGCCCCGCCCCTGTACTGGCGCCGGGACTTCCCCGGCGGCCTGATGCAGGCCCGCGCCGCCCGCCGTTTCGTGGCCTGCCTGCTGGAGGGCTGCCCGTTCCTGGACGACGTCCTGCTGGCCACCGACGAGCTGGTCGCCAACGCCGTCCGCCACACCAAGTCCGGCCAGACTGGCGGCTCCTTCACCGTCGAGGTGCTGCGCACCCCGCAGTGCGTCGCCGTCTCCGTCGCCGACCAGGGCGGCCCCGACGAACCGGTCGCCCGCGAGGCCGACCCGCTGGCCGAGTCCGGCCGCGGCCTGCGCACCGTCTCCCTGACCGCCACGAGCTGGGGCTGGCACGGCAACTCCTCCGGCCGCACCGTCACCGCCGTCTTCGAAGGGAAGTGGCCCGCGTGA